A stretch of Procambarus clarkii isolate CNS0578487 chromosome 80, FALCON_Pclarkii_2.0, whole genome shotgun sequence DNA encodes these proteins:
- the LOC123746303 gene encoding pupal cuticle protein 36-like has protein sequence MILKTVLFALTAVAAADRLPSTSYGVPSRGSGGSAGGGFGGPGGAGFGGSGAGRGGVGAGGFGGPGGFGSSSGGGFGGPAGGGFGGPARGGFGGPADGSFGSQAGGGFGGAASGSSVSGSYRPSGPVVPILRDERQGPDAFGNYNFNFETGDGISRQEQGAPQGPTGAVASQGGWSFTFPDGTPADFKFVADEGGYRVESPLLPTPPPLPAHAIAQIEKARQEDAAAAAGGGRGSYAAASGSSSQFSGAPSGGFGGAPSGGFGGAPTGGFGGAPAGGFGGASAGGFGGAPSGGFGGAPAGGFGGASSGGFGGASSGGFGGSGSGGFGAAPAAPSRTYGAP, from the exons ATGATCCTG AAGACAGTTTTGTTTGCGTTGACGGCTGTCGCAGCGGCCGACAGACTCCCGTCTACTTCTTACGGGGTGCCGAGCAGAGGAAGCGGAGGATCTGCAGGTGGAGGCTTCGGTGGTCCTGGGGGAGCAGGCTTCGGAGGCTCTGGGGCTGGACGTGGAGGGGTGGGTGCAGGAGGTTTCGGGGGCCCTGGAGGATTTGGAAGCTCAAGTGGTGGAGGCTTTGGGGGTCCAGCCGGTGGTGGCTTCGGGGGCCCAGCCCGTGGTGGCTTCGGGGGCCCAGCCGATGGTAGCTTCGGGAGCCAAGCCGGTGGTGGCTTTGGGGGAGCTGCAAGTGGAAGTTCTGTTAGCGGAAGTTACAGACCATCAGGTCCTGTTGTGCCCATCCTGAGGGACGAGCGTCAGGGACCTGATGCGTTCGGGAACTACAACTTCAACTTCGAGACTGGTGACGGTATCAGTCGTCAGGAGCAGGGCGCCCCTCAGGGTCCGACTGGCGCCGTGGCATCTCAGGGAGGATGGTC ATTTACCTTCCCCGACGGAACTCCAGCTGACTTCAAGTTCGTCGCGGATGAAGGCGGTTACCGCGTGGAGTCTCCCCTGCTGCCCACGCCCCCGCCTCTCCCCGCCCACGCCATCGCCCAGATCGAGAAGGCTCGTCAGGAagacgccgccgctgctgctggaggtggtcgaGGATCGTACGCAGCTGCGTCGGGCTCCTCGTCTCAGTTCTCAGGAGCACCTTCTGGAGGCTTTGGTGGAGCACCTTCTGGAGGCTTTGGAGGAGCACCTACTGGAGGCTTTGGAGGAGCACCTGCTGGAGGCTTCGGAGGAGCATCTGCTGGAGGCTTTGGAGGAGCACCTTCTGGAGGCTTCGGAGGAGCACCTGCTGGAGGCTTCGGAGGAGCATCTTCTGGAGGCTTCGGAGGAGCATCTTCTGGAGGCTTTGGAGGTTCAGGCAGTGGAGGCTTTGGAGCCGCTCCTGCGGCTCCAAGCAGGACCTACGGCGCCCCATGA
- the LOC123746300 gene encoding pupal cuticle protein 20-like: protein MILKLVLFTLAAVVGADKLPSTSYGAPSRGSGGVPGAGGGRFGASGVRGGFGSPGVGGGFGSPRSGFGGGPVGGFGGSPGGFGGPSGGAFGGPAGSGFGGPAGGGFGGAASGSSFGGSYRPSGPVVPILRDERQGPDAYGNYNFNFETGDGISRHEQGAPQGPTGAVASQGGWSFTFPDGTPANFKFVADEGGYRVESPLLPTPPPLPAHAIAQIEKARQEDAAAAAGGGRGSYGAASGSSSSVLWSVWWRLWRSTF, encoded by the exons ATGATCCTG AAGTTGGTATTATTCACCTTGGCGGCTGTTGTGGGGGCTGACAAGCTCCCGTCTACCTCTTACGGGGCGCCCAGCAGAGGAAGTGGAGGTGTCCCAGGTGCGGGTGGAGGACGCTTTGGGGCTTCTGGAGTGAGAGGAGGCTTCGGTTCCCCTGGAGTGGGAGGAGGCTTCGGTTCCCCTAGATCAGGATTCGGAGGAGGACCAGTTGGTGGTTTTGGAGGATCACCTGGAGGCTTCGGGGGACCGAGTGGTGGAGCCTTCGGGGGCCCAGCCGGTAGTGGCTTTGGAGGCCCAGCCGGTGGTGGCTTCGGGGGAGCTGCAAGTGGAAGCTCTTTTGGCGGAAGTTACAGACCATCAGGACCTGTTGTGCCCATCCTGAGGGACGAGCGTCAGGGACCTGATGCGTACGGCAACTACAACTTCAACTTCGAGACTGGTGACGGCATCAGTCGTCATGAGCAGGGCGCCCCTCAGGGCCCGACTGGCGCCGTGGCATCTCAGGGAGGATGGTC ATTTACCTTCCCCGATGGAACTCCAGCTAACTTCAAGTTCGTCGCGGATGAAGGCGGTTACCGCGTGGAGTCTCCCCTGCTGCCCACGCCCCCGCCTCTCCCCGCCCACGCCATCGCCCAGATCGAGAAGGCTCGTCAGGAagacgccgccgctgctgctggaggtggtcgaGGATCGTATGGAGCTGCATCGGGCTCCTCGTCCTCAGTTCTCTGGAGTGTCTGGTGGAGGCTTTGGAGGAGCACCTTCTAG
- the LOC123746306 gene encoding LOW QUALITY PROTEIN: uncharacterized PE-PGRS family protein PE_PGRS46-like (The sequence of the model RefSeq protein was modified relative to this genomic sequence to represent the inferred CDS: deleted 1 base in 1 codon): MSAAGQSADQYSRHGLICRKRERHEDMKDMTAGHEGVNDIIKKSLATAGSESQYADIPIHQSKQTRRFIEMMTQTNILIGFQRGLHLAGGCGPRHEASVTLEWAEASVPLEWEEASVPLEWAEASVPLDWEEASAPLEWEEASVSLEWEQASAHLEQDLEDQLVVLEDHLEASEYRVVEPSGAQPGGGFGGAASGSSFGGSYRPSGPVVPILRDERQGPDAYGNYNFNFETGDGISRQEQGAPQGPAGAVASQGGWSFNFPDGTPANFKFVADEGGYRVESDLLPTPPPLPAHAIAQIEKARQEDAAAAAGGGRGSYAVASSSSSQFSGAPSGGFGGAPSGGFGGAPYGGFGGAPVASFRGASTGDFRGVSTGGFAGFRDGDYGRSPVGGFGGSTLGHTQGFRGSTVGHTGGFREPIGGHTREFEGSTVGHIGGFGGSTLSHTRGFGEPIVGHTRGFGGSTVGHTQGFGGSTLSHTQGFREPTVGHTREFGGSTVGHIGGLGGSTLSHTQGFGGSTLSHTRGLGEPIVGHTRGFGGSTLSHTQGFREPTVSHTREFGGSTLSRTQGFKEPTVGHTREFGSSTIGHTSGFGGSTVGPTRDFGGSTVGHAGGQGGSTVGHTRGFGGQTLGHTGGLEVSTVGYTGDLRRSTVGHTGRLGGSTVGHTRGFGESTIGYTGGLEGSTVGYTGGLEGSTVAYTGGLRRSTGGLGGSTVGYTGGLECDHCRLQWRRQRAHCQSYWRARRADWRLWRLNHWRFSSISRWRLGCRASSSQKDL, translated from the exons ATGTCTGCGGCAGGACAGTCGGCAGACCAATACAGCAGACACGGTCTCATCTGCCGTAAGAGGGAAAGACATGAAGACATGAAAGATATGACTGCCGGACATGAaggagtcaatgacatcatcaagaaaaGTTTGGCTACAGCAGG GTCCGAGAGCCAGTATGCAGACATTCCGATTCATCAAAGTAAGCAGACCAGGAGATTCATCGAAATGATGACACAGACCAATATCCTGATCGGGTTTCAGCGTGGCCTTCACCTTGCTGGCGGTTGTGGCCCTAGGCAC GAGGCGTCGGTTACCCTGGAGTGGGCGGAGGCTTCAGTTCCCTTGGAGTGGGAGGAGGCTTCGGTTCCCCTGGAGTGGGCGGAGGCTTCAGTTCCCTTGGATTGGGAGGAGGCTTCGGCTCCCCTGGAGTGGGAGGAGGCTTCGGTTTCCCTGGAGTGGGAGCAGGCTTCGGCACATCTGGAGCAGGATTTGGAGGATCAACTGGTGGTTTTAGAGGATCACCTGGAGGCTTCGGAATACCGAGTGGTGGAGCCTTCGGGGGCCCAGCCTGGTGGTGGCTTCGGGGGAGCTGCAAGTGGAAGCTCTTTTGGCGGAAGTTACAGACCATCAGGT CCTGTTGTGCCCATCCTGAGGGACGAGCGTCAGGGACCTGATGCGTACGGCAACTACAACTTCAACTTCGAGACTGGTGACGGCATCAGTCGTCAGGAGCAGGGCGCCCCTCAGGGCCCAGCTGGCGCCGTGGCATCCCAGGGAGGATGGTC ATTTAATTTCCCTGATGGAACTCCAGCTAACTTCAAGTTCGTCGCGGATGAAGGCGGTTACCGCGTGGAGTCTGACCTGCTGCCCACGCCCCCGCCTCTCCCCGCCCACGCCATCGCCCAGATCGAGAAGGCTCGTCAGGAagacgccgccgctgctgctggaggtggtcgaGGATCGTATGCAGTTGCGTCGAGCTCCTCGTCTCAGTTCTCAGGAGCACCTTCTGGAGGCTTTGGAGGAGCACCTTCTGGAGGCTTTGGTGGAGCACCTTATGGAGGCTTTGGAGGAGCACCTGTAGCAAGCTTCAGAGGCGCATCAACTGGGGACTTCAGAGGCGTATCTACTGGAGGCTTCGCTGGCTTCAGAGATGGGGACTATGGACGTTCACCAGTTGGAGGCTTTGGTGGGTCCACTTTAGGTCATACTCAAGGCTTCAGAGGGTCCACTGTTGGTCATACTGGAGGCTTCAGAGAGCCCATTGGAGGTCATACTCGAGAGTTCGAAGGGTCCACTGTAGGTCATATTGGAGGCTTCGGAGGGTCCACTTTAAGTCATACTCGAGGCTTCGGAGAGCCCATTGTAGGTCATACTAGAGGCTTCGGAGGGTCCACTGTAGGTCATACTCAAGGCTTCGGAGGGTCCACTTTAAGTCATACTCAAGGCTTCAGAGAGCCTACTGTAGGTCATACTCGAGAGTTCGGAGGGTCCACTGTAGGTCATATTGGTGGCTTAGGAGGGTCCACTTTAAGTCATACTCAAGGCTTCGGAGGGTCCACTTTAAGTCATACTCGAGGCCTCGGAGAGCCCATTGTAGGTCATACTAGAGGCTTCGGAGGGTCCACTTTAAGTCATACTCAAGGCTTCAGAGAGCCCACTGTAAGTCATACTCGAGAGTTCGGAGGGTCCACTTTAAGTCGTACTCAAGGCTTCAAAGAGCCCACTGTAGGTCATACTCGAGAGTTCGGAAGTTCCACTATAGGTCATACTAGTGGCTTCGGAGGGTCCACTGTAGGTCCTACTCGAGATTTTGGAGGGTCCACTGTGGGTCATGCTGGAGGCCAAGGAGGGTCCACCGTAGGTCATACTAGAGGCTTTGGAGGACAAACTTTAGGTCATACTGGAGGTCTAGAAGTGTCCACTGTAGGTTATACTGGAGATCTTAGAAGGTCCACTGTAGGCCATACTGGACGCCTTGGAGGGTCCACTGTAGGTCATACTCGAGGCTTCGGAGAGTCCACTATAGGTTATACTGGAGGTCTTGAAGGGTCCACTGTAGGTTATACTGGAGGCCTTGAAGGGTCCACTGTAGCTTATACTGGAGGTCTTAGAAGGTCCACTGGAGGCCTTGGAGGGTCCACTGTAGGTTACACAGGAGGCCTTGAATGTGACCACTGTAGGTTACAGTGGAGGCGTCAAAGAGCCCACTGCCAGTCATACTGGAGGGCTCGGAGAGCCGACTGGAGGCTTTGGAGACTTAACCATTGGAGGTTTAGCAGTATCAGCCGATGGAGACTTGGGTGCCGCGCCTCCAGCTCTCAAAAGGACCTATAG
- the LOC123746299 gene encoding pupal cuticle protein 36-like produces MILKTVLFALTAVAAADRLPSTSYGVPSRGSGGSAGGGFGGPGGASFGGSGAGRGGVGAGGFGGPGGFGSSSSGGFGGPAGGGFGGPAGAGFGSQAGGGFGGAASGSSVSGSYRPSGPVVPILRDERQGPDAYGNYNFNFETGDGISRQEQGAPQGPTGAVASQGGWSFTFPDGTPANFKFVADEGGYRVESDLIHPLPAHAIAQIEKARQEDAAAAAGGGRGSYAAASGSSSQFSGAPSGGFGGAPSRGFGGASSGGFGGAPSGGFGGAPSGGFGGASSGGFGGAPSGGFGGAPSGGFGGAPSGGFGSSGSGGFGAAPVAPSRTYGAP; encoded by the exons ATGATCCTG AAGACAGTTTTGTTTGCGTTGACGGCTGTCGCAGCGGCCGACAGACTCCCGTCTACTTCTTACGGGGTGCCGAGCAGAGGAAGCGGAGGATCTGCAGGTGGAGGCTTCGGAGGTCCTGGGGGAGCAAGCTTCGGAGGCTCTGGGGCTGGACGTGGAGGGGTGGGTGCAGGAGGTTTCGGGGGCCCTGGAGGATTTGGAAGCTCAAGTAGTGGAGGCTTCGGGGGCCCAGCCGGTGGTGGCTTCGGGGGCCCAGCCGGTGCTGGCTTCGGAAGCCAAGCCGGTGGTGGCTTCGGGGGAGCTGCAAGTGGAAGTTCTGTTAGCGGAAGTTACAGACCATCAGGACCTGTTGTGCCCATCCTGAGGGACGAGCGTCAGGGACCTGATGCGTACGGCAACTACAACTTCAACTTCGAGACTGGTGACGGTATCAGTCGTCAGGAGCAGGGCGCCCCTCAGGGCCCAACTGGCGCCGTGGCATCTCAGGGAGGATGGTC atttaccttccctgacggAACTCCAGCTAACTTCAAGTTCGTAGCGGATGAAGGCGGTTACCGCGTGGAGTCTGACCTTATTCATCCTCTCCCCGCCCACGCCATCGCCCAGATCGAAAAGGCTCGTCAGGAAGACGCCGCCGCGGCTGCTGGAGGTGGTCGAGGATCGTACGCAGCTGCGTCGGGCTCCTCGTCTCAGTTCTCAGGAGCACCTTCAGGAGGCTTTGGAGGAGCACCTTCTAGAGGCTTTGGAGGAGCATCTTCTGGAGGCTTCGGAGGAGCACCTTCTGGAGGCTTCGGAGGAGCACCTTCTGGAGGCTTTGGAGGAGCATCTTCTGGAGGCTTCGGAGGAGCACCTTCTGGAGGCTTCGGAGGAGCACCTTCTGGAGGCTTTGGAGGAGCACCTTCTGGAGGCTTTGGAAGCTCAGGCAGCGGAGGCTTCGGAGCCGCTCCTGTGGCTCCAAGCAGGACCTACGGCGCCCCATGA
- the LOC123746304 gene encoding pupal cuticle protein 36, with the protein MILKTVLFALTAVAAADRLPSTSYGVPSRGSGGSAGGGFGGPGGAGFGGSGAGRGGVGAGGFGGPGGFGSSSGGGFGGPAGGGFGGPAGGGFGGQAGGGFGGAASGSSVSGSYRPSGPVVPILRDERQGPDAFGNYNFNFETGDGISRQEQGAPQGPTGAVASQGEWSFTFPDGTPANFKFVADEGGYRVESDLIHPLPAHAIAQIEKARQEDAAAAAGGGRGSYAAASGSSSQFSGAPSGGFGGAPSGGFGGASSGGFGGASSGGFGGAPSRGFGGASSGGFGGASSGGFGGAPSGGFGGAPSGGFGGAPSGGFGSSGSGGFGAAPVAPSRTYGAP; encoded by the exons ATGATCCTG AAGACAGTTTTGTTTGCGTTGACGGCTGTCGCAGCGGCCGACAGACTCCCGTCTACTTCTTACGGGGTGCCGAGCAGAGGAAGCGGAGGATCTGCAGGTGGAGGCTTCGGTGGTCCTGGGGGAGCAGGCTTCGGAGGCTCTGGGGCTGGACGTGGAGGGGTGGGTGCAGGAGGTTTCGGGGGCCCTGGAGGATTTGGAAGCTCAAGTGGTGGAGGCTTTGGGGGTCCAGCCGGTGGTGGTTTCGGGGGTCCAGCCGGTGGTGGCTTCGGGGGCCAAGCCGGTGGTGGTTTCGGGGGAGCTGCAAGTGGAAGTTCTGTTAGCGGAAGTTACAGACCATCAGGACCTGTTGTGCCCATCCTGAGGGACGAGCGTCAGGGACCTGATGCGTTCGGAAACTACAACTTCAACTTCGAGACTGGTGACGGCATCAGTCGTCAGGAGCAGGGCGCCCCTCAGGGTCCGACTGGCGCCGTGGCATCTCAAGGAGAATGGTC ATTTACCTTCCCCGATGGAACTCCAGCTAACTTCAAGTTCGTAGCGGATGAAGGCGGTTACCGCGTGGAGTCTGACCTGATTCATCCTCTTCCCGCCCACGCCATCGCCCAGATCGAGAAGGCTCGTCAGGAAGACGCCGCCGCAGCAGCTGGAGGTGGTCGAGGATCGTACGCAGCTGCGTCGGGCTCCTCGTCTCAGTTCTCAGGAGCACCTTCTGGAGGCTTTGGAGGAGCACCTTCTGGAGGCTTTGGAGGAGCATCTTCTGGAGGCTTCGGAGGAGCATCTTCTGGAGGCTTCGGAGGAGCACCTTCTAGAGGCTTTGGAGGAGCATCTTCTGGAGGCTTTGGAGGAGCATCTTCTGGAGGCTTCGGAGGAGCACCTTCTGGAGGCTTCGGAGGAGCACCTTCTGGAGGCTTCGGAGGAGCACCTTCTGGAGGCTTTGGAAGCTCAGGCAGTGGAGGCTTCGGAGCCGCTCCTGTGGCTCCAAGCAGGACCTACGGCGCCCCATGA
- the LOC138357929 gene encoding uncharacterized protein, with the protein MQHCVETPKQSPNPKVEDSIPTTVLYCKVPGLHKIPGLHKVPGLDKVPGLDKVPGLDKVPGLHKIPGLHKVPGLDKVPGLDKVPGLDKVPGLHKIPGLHKVPGLDKVPGLHKIPGLHKVPGLDKVPGLDKVPGLDKVPGLHKIPGLHKVPGLDKVPGLDKVPGLDKVPGLDKVPGLDKVPGLHKIPGLDKVPGLDKVPGLDKVPGLDKVPGRDN; encoded by the exons atgcagcattgtgtggAGACACCAAAacagtctccaaaccccaaggtggaagatagcattcccaccacagtactgtACTGCAAG GTTCCAGGACTTCATAAGATTCCAGGACTTCATAAGgttccaggacttgataaggttccaggacttgataaggttccaggacttgataaggttCCAGGACTTCATAAGATTCCAGGACTTCATAAGgttccaggacttgataaggttccaggacttgataaggttccaggacttgataaggttCCGGGACTTCATAAGATTCCAGGACTTCATAAGgttccaggacttgataaggttCCAGGACTTCATAAGATTCCAGGACTTCATAAGgttccaggacttgataaggttccaggacttgataaggttccaggacttgataaggttCCAGGACTTCATAAGATTCCAGGACTTCATAAGgttccaggacttgataaggttccaggacttgataaggttccaggacttgataaggttccaggacttgataaggttccaggacttgataaggttCCGGGACTTCATAAGattccaggacttgataaggttccaggacttgataaggttccaggacttgataaggttccaggacttgataaggttCCAGGACGGGATAATTAA